A region of Ictidomys tridecemlineatus isolate mIctTri1 chromosome 4, mIctTri1.hap1, whole genome shotgun sequence DNA encodes the following proteins:
- the LOC106145082 gene encoding olfactory receptor 5B2 produces MQNRTEVTEFILLGLTNAPGLQVALFIMITLIYFINVLGNLGMIVLILTDSRLHTPMYFFLGSLSLADFGYSSAVTPTAMAGLLVGDKVISYNACAAQMFILIAFATVENFLLASMAYDRFTAVCKPLHYTTTITTSVCACMVIGCHVCGLLNASIHIGEIFSLSFCKSNMIHHFFCDIPAVMALSCSDRHVNELVLVYVASFNAFFALLIILVSYLFIFITILKMHSATGYQKALSTCASHLTAVSIFYGTIIFMYLQPSSSHSMDTDKFASVFYTMVIPMLNPVVYSLRNKEVKSAFKKIVLEGKVFLKF; encoded by the coding sequence ATGCAGAACCGGACAGAAGTGACAGAGTTCATCCTCCTAGGACTCACCAATGCCCCAGGACTACAGGTGGCCCTCTTTATCATGATCACACTTATCTACTTCATTAATGTTCTTGGAAACCTTGGGATGATTGTTCTCATTCTCACTGATTCTCGTCtccacactcccatgtacttTTTTCTTGGTAGTTTGTCTCTGGCAGATTTTGGCTACTCTTCTGCTGTCACTCCCACAGCCATGGCTGGGCTCCTTGTAGGAGACAAGGTCATCTCTTACAATGCCTGTGCTGCTCAGATGTTCATTTTAATAGCCTTCGCCACTGTGGAAAATTTCCTCTTGGCATCCATGGCTTATGACCGTTTCACAGCTGTGTGCAAACCCCTACATTACACTACCACCATAACCACAAGTGTGTGTGCCTGTATGGTCATAGGCTGCCATGTCTGTGGTCTTCTGAATGCCTCCATCCACATTGGAGAAATATTCAGTCTCTCCTTCTGTAAGTCCAACATGATCCATCACTTTTTCTGTGATATTCCAGCAGTCATGGCTCTGTCTTGCTCTGATAGACACGTCAATGAGTTGGTTCTTGTTTATGTAGCCAGCTTCAATGCCTTTTTTGCTCTTCTAATTATCTTGGTGTCCTACCTATTCATATTCATCACCATCCTGAAGATGCACTCAGCTACAGGATACCAGAAAGCTCTGTCCACCTGTGCCTCTCACCTCACTGCAGTCTCCATTTTCTATGGGACAATTATCTTCATGTACTTACAGCCCAGCTCCAGTCACTCCATGGACACTGACAAATTTGCTTCTGTGTTCTACACCATGGTCATCCCCATGCTGAACCCTGTGGTCTACAGCCTCAGGAACAAGGAGGTCAAGAGCGCATTCAAAAAGATAGTTTTAGAGGGAAAagtgtttctaaaattttga
- the LOC101971519 gene encoding olfactory receptor 5B2: MVEFQISSSLFKIVMFPRRASPDSQITWIENMTEVTEFILLGLTNAPGLQVALFIMITLIYFINVLGNLGMIVLILTDSRLHTPMYFLLGSLSLADFGYSSAVTPTALAGLLVGDKVISYNACAAQMFIFIAFATVENFLLASMAYDRFTAVCKPLHYSTTMTTGVCACMVIGCYVCGLLNACIHVGEIFSLSFCQSNVVHHFFCDVPAMMALTCSDRQVNELVLFYVASLNISFALLVIFVSYLFIFITILKMRSATGYQKALSTCASHLTAVSIFYGTLIFMYLQPSSSHSMDTDKFAAVFYTMVIPMLNPVVYSLRNKEVKSAFKKIVLQGKCF; the protein is encoded by the exons ATGGTTGAATTTCAGATTTCAAGCTCCCTGTTTAAGATTGTTATGTTTCCAAGGAG AGCATCTCCTGATTCCCAAATAACATGGATAGAGAACATGACAGAAGTGACAGAGTTCATTCTACTAGGACTCACCAATGCCCCAGGACTACAGGTGGCCCTCTTTATCATGATCACACTTATCTACTTCATTAATGTTCTTGGAAACCTTGGGATGATTGTTCTCATTCTCACTGATTCTCGTCtccacactcccatgtacttTTTACTTGGTAGCTTGTCTCTGGCAGATTTTGGCTACTCTTCTGCTGTCACTCCCACAGCCTTGGCTGGGCTCCTTGTAGGAGACAAGGTCATCTCCTATAATGCCTGTGCTGCTCAGATGTTCATTTTTATAGCCTTTGCCACTGTGGAAAATTTCCTCTTGGCATCCATGGCTTATGACCGTTTCACAGCTGTGTGCAAACCCCTGCATTACTCTACCACCATGACTACAGGTGTGTGTGCCTGTATGGTCATAGGCTGCTATGTCTGTGGTCTCCTGAATGCCTGCATCCATGTTGGAGAAATATTCAGTCTCTCCTTCTGTCAGTCCAATGTGGTCCATCACTTTTTCTGTGATGTTCCAGCAATGATGGCTCTCACTTGCTCTGATAGGCAAGTCAATGAGCTGGTTCTTTTTTATGTAGCCAGCTTGAATATCTCTTTTGCTCTTTTGGTTATCTTCGTATCCTACCTATTCATATTTATCACCATCCTAAAGATGCGCTCAGCTACAGGATACCAGAAAGCTCTGTCCACCTGTGCCTCTCACCTCACTGCAGTCTCCATTTTCTATGGGACTCTAATCTTCATGTACTTACAGCCCAGCTCCAGTCACTCCATGGACACAGACAAATTTGCCGCTGTGTTCTACACCATGGTCATCCCCATGCTGAACCCTGTggtctacagcctgaggaacaaggaggtCAAGAGCGCATTCAAAAAGATAGTTTTACAAGGAAagtgtttctaa